The Stomoxys calcitrans chromosome 3, idStoCalc2.1, whole genome shotgun sequence genome includes a region encoding these proteins:
- the LOC106088271 gene encoding cytochrome c oxidase subunit 4 isoform 1, mitochondrial: MALRVLNMALRRQLAAQLPRTSQVGSVASVHTLDKIGKREIVGYGWNGTACYVDRVDYPMPPIRFREPTNEINNLREKEKQDWKKLSMEEKKALYRASFCQTLAELKAPSGEWKMHLGMGLLFASAAIWVAIFMNLFVYDELPNTFDEEHQKAQLKRMLDLEINPVTGLSSKWDYQNKRWKN, encoded by the exons ATGGCTCTACGCGTTCTTAACATGGCTTTGCGCCGTCAATTGGCCGCCCAATTGCCCCGCACATCTCAAGTTGGCAGCGTAGCCTCCGTCCACACCTTGGACAAGATTGGCAAACGTGAAATTGTTGGCTACGGCTGGAACGGCACCGCCTGCTATGTAGACCGTGTCGACTACCCAATGCCCCCAATTCGCTTCCGTGAGCCCACCAACGAAATCAACAACTTGCGCGAAAAGGAGAAGCAAGATTGGAAGAAATTGAGCATGGAGGAAAAGAAAGCTTTGTACCGTGCCAGTTTCTGCCAAACCCTCGCCGAATTGAAGGCTCCTTCTGGTGAATGGAAAATGCATTTGGGCATGGGTTTGTTGTTCGCCAGTGCTGCTATTTGGGTTGCCATCTTCATGAACTTGTTTG TCTACGATGAATTGCCCAATACATTCGATGAAGAGCACCAAAAGGCCCAATTGAAACGTATGCTCGATTTGGAAATCAACCCCGTCACTGGCCTTTCCTCCAAATGGGACTACCAAAACAAGAGGTGGAAGAACTAA
- the LOC106088301 gene encoding uncharacterized protein LOC106088301, producing the protein MNILKILFAISLILKISSAAKEPSKRDKLLEFALPKHRQAIRIFLMLQEPWHLNVLRDLDELIENDNEAYSPLYDVYRDSVENFLDAFKIYAQDQQNCAKAENLVEKIAATRELLYSTDDTRFKKLLESHSIDTLDVYEHYTLEFYDRFAHEFLAYESSLSEEQQEQEQNFIKWFNDFVEEKDFMRKTEKFGQFFEFFEQMKHDTSTCKCLL; encoded by the exons atgaatattttaaaaattctatTTGCCATCTCTTTGATACTGAAG ATTTCATCGGCCGCCAAGGAACCCTCCAAACGGGACAAGCTGCTGGAGTTCGCCCTGCCCAAACACAGACAAGCCATACGAATATTTTTGATGCTGCAGGAACCCTGGCATTTAAATGTACTGCGAGACCTCGAcgaattaattgaaaatgacaacGAGGCCTACTCGCCCCTCTACGATGTATACAGAGACTCCGTCGAGAACTTTTTGGACGCCTTCAAGATCTATGCCCAAGACCAACAGAACTGTGCAAAGGCCGAGAACTTGGTCGAAAAGATAGCCGCAACGAGGGAACTCCTATACTCCACCGATGACACCAGATTCAAAAAGCTATTGGAAAGCCACAGCATAGACACCCTCGATGTCTACGAGCACTACACACTGGAGTTCTACGATCGATTCGCCCACGAATTCCTCGCCTACGAATCCAGCCTCAGCGAGGAGCAGCAGGAGCAAGAACAGAATTTCATCAAGTGGTTCAACGATTTCGTCGAGGAAAAGGATTTCATGAGGAAAACCGAAAAGTTTGGCCAGTTCTTTGAGTTTTTCGAGCAGATGAAACACGATacatccacatgcaaatgtctATTGTGA